Genomic DNA from Solanum pennellii chromosome 3, SPENNV200:
AATTGAACTGAATTGTTGGCACTGAGCTGCATCTCAAATTCTTCAgtttcacttaatttttttgataaggaAACCCTAAATTCTTCGGTTCCACTGCAGACTAGGAATCTTTAAAGACAAGTATTGGAAGTTAAATCCTACACATTACACAAAATTAAGTGATTTCCATCTCAATGCTCAAACTACTTTACAGATTTGACCACCCCTACCATATGCCAGAATACAGGAGTCCCAGCTCTGCAGCTCGTCTATTTCTTTCGCTTGTTGATGAGCTACTTCTACATGATTCACTGAATTGAAGAAAATACATAGCATAGTGATCTTCCAATTAACATCTTAGTTTTCATGACCCAATTACCATCTTAGCAGGTAAAAGAAAGTTCATGCGTGGAAATCAAACTAGCACTCTCTGATTTTCAATTTTACACAACTCTCTTTTCATTTTTGCACGCTCCAAAATGATTATCGTTCCATGTCTATCCAACATCCAACAATGCACATCCATTAAACTATACAGATTTTAAACTTTGATGTGATGTTTCTCCCTCAAATGAACTTCTCCTATTGTTTCTCATTATTTCTTCCACAACCACTATTAATATACACAAGTCAAAATGAATTATCTTAAACGCCATGCTCAGTCAAATACCATCGtataaattgaaatggagggagcACTTCAGCTAACTATCAAGTACACCTCAATTCTAAATTGCGGGTGGGGGCCAATATGAATCTTCTTAAGCCATTTCACTCTACTCAGGGGTCAAACAAAAGAGGTCCTAGGTGGGTACATTTCAACAAATTCAGTATTCAGAAGATTCATTATATTTAGATATTTCTATTTTACACTGTCAATCAACCTACACTAACCCTCTTATTCAGATACTGGACTTGCTACGCTTTTTGAGAAACTCATGCAAGTAGATTTTAGTAGGGCAATTAacaagacaaaaataaaaaatgtaagtaCCATGCTAGGTTGTTCTGGCATTATAGGTGGAAGATTTTCCAGCCCTAGCTTGCTCCAGTTCTGGCTTTCCTTTTGTGCTTCAGCCAAAATCTTTTTCTCAAGGTCAAAATCAAAGTTGAATGTGCTTCGGGGAATTTCTCCCACTTGTGTTGACAATTGAGGCTGCAATAAACCAAAAAGAACATATTGTTCACACGAAAGATTTAAGCTATGCAACTGATACAATACTAAATcaatatacaaaagaaatattcgATGAAATCAAAAATAGAATTGGAGACAGAATTCCTAATATAAATCTAATTGATTTGATCGTTTAATGGATCCAGTTGTCATTTCTTAAGTTGATCAGCAGAGTTATAGGTTTCGTACCGGAGGTGTAATCCGATATTCGGGTTTAATAGCAACTCTGATGCCGATTCCAGCTGCAAAAGTGAAATTCAACAGGTAAGAGATCAAAATTCCACTAGTTCAAAATTTGAGATCCGAACTTATAACCTACAACTCTTACGTAAATGAGAGATGGGGAAAATACATACTGTTTGAAGACGGAGGAGGCGTGTGATGGAAAGGAGGGTTCCGGCCGCCGGAGTGCTGACCAGGCCTAGGATAGAGTCCGGGAGCTTGTCCGTACATTGGATGTGGCTGTGGAGCTCCGGTAGCTGGCCTGCCGTACATCGGCGATTGTGTATCGTAAGGAGGTCCTGTTCGGTTCCTGAAGTCGTATTCCATGGCGTTCACTGATTCCGATCAGAACAACAGcagaatttggaagagaaggAAAACGAAAGCGGTGCCAGAGGAATCTAGTTGAACCCGGAGGTTTGATTAACTAGCGGGCCTGTCTCTAAAGGTGGGCTTGCTAATctatcttaatttaattatatttacatttagGAAAGGATAGTTTCAACTttcacaataaatatataataaaagtacGTTTACAATAAATATAGACTATAGTCAtgttttcatttatatttaaaaaaaaataaaaagtcaaaagtgaaagaaaatatatattgtctATATATTACAGTACATTTAAAATGCTAAATACAAATTACTTAGCTTATACATAATTATAGCTTGACTATGTATTATAATACacttaaaaaatcaaagatagttTAACTATACATGAAATATACACTTATATAAAtagggaaaatttcatatatggcaaacttatttgattaaataacattatatgggTATAGTTTACCCAATTACATTCtatgggtatagtttagttattttaggtatctttaattttgtatataaggtttcttttgttttttatttatataattttattttaaaaagtgatttGTAACTGAAGCGTTAAATATGCTAACAATAAATATAGATAATGCCATAATTTAAGGTAAACATTCCTTTATTAAGGTAAAcgtttaaattcattatttttttttaaaaaataagaattatacaacaattgaaacaaaagataaacttgtttTTGCTGTTTCTTATGAAACAGCggttcatcatttttttttattttttctttgtaatcGAATTCAGGTAAGTGTTCATTGGAtgaaaattcatgtttattattgCAATAATTATACA
This window encodes:
- the LOC107015117 gene encoding uncharacterized protein LOC107015117; this encodes MEYDFRNRTGPPYDTQSPMYGRPATGAPQPHPMYGQAPGLYPRPGQHSGGRNPPFHHTPPPSSNTGIGIRVAIKPEYRITPPPQLSTQVGEIPRSTFNFDFDLEKKILAEAQKESQNWSKLGLENLPPIMPEQPSMGYTGDLMMNKYATAGFNREAVAIAVANYGDNPIKVKEFVEGYTLLKEMGFSSNSVADALLMNDNDKDKAAAQLLGNSS